In Streptomyces nojiriensis, one genomic interval encodes:
- a CDS encoding VOC family protein, with translation MERVLGIGGYFMRAADAAALGAWYRDCLGLEADEHGLWQQGAGPTVFAAFDSETDYFGSRAQQTMLNFRVRDLDAMLAQLRAKGADVAEETQDMEGVGRFGWVTDPAGNRVELWQPA, from the coding sequence ATGGAACGTGTGCTGGGAATCGGCGGGTACTTCATGCGGGCGGCCGACGCTGCGGCCCTCGGTGCGTGGTACCGCGACTGCCTGGGCCTGGAGGCCGACGAGCACGGTTTGTGGCAGCAGGGCGCCGGGCCGACGGTGTTCGCGGCGTTCGACTCGGAGACCGACTACTTCGGCTCCCGCGCCCAGCAGACCATGCTCAACTTCCGGGTCCGCGACCTGGATGCGATGCTCGCGCAGTTGCGCGCCAAGGGCGCGGACGTGGCCGAGGAGACGCAGGACATGGAAGGTGTCGGCCGCTTCGGCTGGGTCACCGATCCTGCGGGCAACCGGGTCGAACTGTGGCAGCCCGCCTGA